The following are from one region of the Vicugna pacos chromosome 9, VicPac4, whole genome shotgun sequence genome:
- the LRFN3 gene encoding leucine-rich repeat and fibronectin type-III domain-containing protein 3, protein MAILPLLLCLLPLAPASSPPQPATASPCPRRCRCQTQSLPLSVLCPGAGLLFVPPSLDRRAAELRLADNFIAAVRRRDLANMTGLLHLSLSRNTIRHVAAGAFADLRALRALHLDGNRLTSLGEGQLRGLVNLRHLILSNNQLAALAAGALDDCAETLEDLDLSYNNLEQLPWEALGRLGNVNTLGLDHNLLASVPAGAFSRLHKLARLDMTSNRLTTIPPDPLFSRLPLLARPRGSPASALVLAFGGNPLHCNCELVWLRRLAREDDLEACASPPALGGRYFWAVGEEEFVCEPPVVTHRSPPLAVPAGRPAALRCRAVGDPEPRVRWVSPQGRLLGNSSRARAFPNGTLELLVTEPGDGGIFTCIAANAAGEATAAVELTVGPPPPPQLANSTSCDPPRDGDPDTLTPPSAASASASASAKAADTGPPTDRGVQVTEHGATAALIQWPDQRPIPGIRMYQIQYNSSADDILVYRMIPADSSSFLLTDLASGRTYDLCVLAVYEDSATGLTATRPVGCNHFSTEPSLRPCGAPHAPFLGGTMIIALGGVIVASVLVFIFVLLMRYKVHGGQPPGKAKASAPVSSVCSQTNGALGTMPAPPAPEPAAPRAHTVVQLDCEPWGPSHEPTGP, encoded by the exons aTGGCCATCCTCCCGCTGCTCCTCTGCCTGCTGCCGCTGGCCCCTGCCTCGTCTCCACCACAGCCAGCCACAGCCAGCCCGTGTccccgccgctgccgctgccagACACAATCCCTGCCCCTAAGCGTGCTGTGCCCAGGGGCAGGCCTTCTGTTTGTGCCACCCTCGCTGGACCGCCGGGCGGCCGAGCTGCGCCTGGCTGACAACTTCATTGCGGCCGTGCGGCGCCGCGACCTGGCCAACATGACGGGCCTGCTGCATCTGAGCTTGTCACGCAACACCATCCGCCACGTGGCAGCCGGCGCCTTCGCTGACCTTCGGGCCCTGCGCGCTCTGCACCTGGACGGCAACCGGCTGACCTCGCTGGGTGAGGGTCAGCTGCGCGGCCTGGTCAACTTGCGCCACCTCATCCTGAGCAACAACCAGCTGGCAGCCCTGGCGGCCGGCGCCCTGGACGACTGCGCCGAGACCCTCGAGGACCTCGACCTCTCCTACAACAACCTGGAACAGCTGCCCTGGGAGGCTTTGGGCCGCCTGGGCAACGTCAATACGTTGGGCCTGGACCACAACCTGCTGGCTTCCGTGCCCGCCGGCGCCTTCTCCCGCTTACACAAGTTGGCGCGGCTGGACATGACCTCCAACCGCCTGACCACCATCCCGCCCGACCCGCTCTTCTCCCGCCTGCCGCTGCTAGCCCGGCCCCGCGGCTCCCCCGCGTCCGCCCTGGTGCTGGCCTTCGGCGGGAACCCCCTGCACTGCAACTGCGAGCTGGTGTGGCTGCGGCGGCTGGCGCGGGAGGACGACCTCGAGGCCTGCGCCTCCCCGCCGGCTCTGGGCGGCCGCTACTTCTGGGCGGTGGGTGAGGAGGAGTTCGTGTGCGAGCCGCCCGTGGTGACTCACCGCTCGCCGCCCCTGGCGGTGCCTGCCGGTCGGCCAGCCGCCCTTCGCTGCCGGGCAGTGGGGGACCCCGAGCCCCGTGTGCGCTGGGTGTCACCCCAGGGCCGGCTGCTGGGCAACTCGAGCCGGGCTCGCGCCTTCCCTAATGGGACGCTGGAGCTGCTGGTCACCGAGCCGGGCGATGGCGGCATCTTCACCTGCATTGCGGCCAATGCAGCTGGCGAGGCCACAGCTGCAGTTGAGCTGACCGTGGGTCCCCCGCCGCCCCCCCAGCTAGCCAACAGCACCAGCTGTGACCCCCCGCGGGACGGGGATCCTGATACCCTCACcccgccctctgctgcctctgcctctgcctccgcATCCGCCAAGGCAGCTGACACTGGGCCCCCTACTGACCGCGGCGTCCAGGTGACTGAGCATGGGGCCACAGCTGCTCTCATCCAGTGGCCAGATCAGCGGCCTATCCCTGGCATCCGCATGTACCAGATCCAGTACAACAGCTCAGCCGACGACATCCTCGTCTACAG GATGATCCCGGCCGACAGCAGCTCCTTCCTGTTGACGGACCTGGCATCAGGCCGCACCTACGATCTGTGTGTCCTAGCTGTGTACGAGGACAGCGCGACAGGGCTGACGGCCACGCGGCCCGTAGGCTGCAACCACTTCTCCACTGAGCCGTCGCTGCGGCCCTGCGGGGCCCCACACGCACCGTTCCTGGGCGGCACTATGATCATCGCGCTGGGTGGGGTCATCGTGGCCTCGGTACTGGTCTTCATCTTCGTGCTGCTTATGCGCTACAAGGTGCACGGCGGCCAGCCCCCAGGCAAGGCCAAGGCATCAGCGCCTGTCAGCAGCGTTTGCTCCCAGACCAATGGCGCTCTGGGCACCATGCCAGCCCCACCGGCCCCTGAGCCTGCTGCACCCAGGGCCCACACAGTGGTCCAGCTGGACTGTGAGCCCTGGGGGCCCAGCCATGAACCCACGGGACCCTAG